In Populus trichocarpa isolate Nisqually-1 chromosome 12, P.trichocarpa_v4.1, whole genome shotgun sequence, a genomic segment contains:
- the LOC7490077 gene encoding uncharacterized protein LOC7490077, producing the protein MGCSFSGLNALYDAVNGGGDVWINENRFRIVRQLGEGGFAYVYLVKEVVNVSSPASSGGRAAVGGGLSKKVKDKSHLSVDGTYAMKKVLIQNNEQLEFVREEIRVSSLFNHSNLLPLLDHAIISVKATQEGSWNHEAYLLFPVHLDGTLLDNSAAMKSKKEFFSTTDVLQIFRQLCAGLKNMHNLDPPYAHNDVKPGNVLLTHRKGHSPLAILMDFGSARPARKQIRSRSEALQLQEWASEHCSAPFRAPELWDCPSHADIDERTDIWSLGCTLYAIMYGVSPFEYALGESGGSLQLAIVNAQIKWPAGPKPPYPEALHQFVTWMLQPQAAVRPHIDDIIIHVDKLISKFSN; encoded by the exons atggggtGCTCTTTTTCGGGGCTGAATGCATTATACGACGCCGTTAACGGAGGAGGAGATGTGTGGATCAACGAGAACAGATTCAGGATCGTGAGGCAGCTAGGTGAAGGTGGATTTGCCTATGTGTATTTGGTTAAGGAGGTGGTCAACGTCTCTTCTCCTGCTTCTAGTGGTGGTCGTGCTGCTGTCGGCGGTGGCCTCTCTAAAAAAGTCAAGGACAAATCCCATCTCTCTG TTGATGGAACTTATGCTATGAAGAAAGTTCTTATTCAGAATAATGAGCAATTGGAATTTGTGCGGGAAGAGATTCGCGTTTCTTCATTATTCAATCACTCCAATCTGCTTCCTCTGCTTGATCATGCTATTATTTCCGTTAAG gctaCTCAAGAAGGATCTTGGAACCATGAAGCATATTTGTTATTTCCGGTTCACTTGGATGGAACCTTACTGGACAACTCTGCTGCTATGAAATctaaaaaggaatttttttctaCCACAGATGTTCTTCAAATATTTCGGCAG CTTTGTGCAGGATTGAAAAATATGCACAATCTTGATCCTCCATATGCACACAATGATGTCAAACCTGGTAATGTTCTCCTGACACATAGGAAAGGACATTCACCTCTTGCTATATTGATGGATTTTGGGAGTGCTCGACCTGCAAGGAAGCAAATTCGATCTCGCTCTGAGGCACTACAGTTGCAG GAATGGGCGTCCGAGCATTGTTCAGCACCCTTCAGAGCTCCTGAGTTGTGGGATTGCCCAAGCCATGCAGACATTGATGAGAGAACTGATATCTGGTCACTTGGATGCACACTATATGCAATAAT GTATGGAGTATCTCCATTTGAATATGCACTTGGAGAGTCTGGAGGAAGCCTTCAATTGGCCATTGTAAATGCACAGATAAAGTGGCCAGCTGGACCCAAACCTCCATATCCAGAAGCTCTTCATCAGTTCGTGACATGGATGCTTCAGCCTCAGGCAGCAGTCCGCCCACACattgatgatattataattCATGTTGACAAGCTGATCTCAAAGTTTTCAAATTGA